The genomic interval TCCTTCACCTTGCTTCAGATCATAGGTTTCGCTCTGGTTTTTTTAGGCGCCTTGCTTTTGAACATTGGCAAATAAGACAATTCCTTTTATCATTAAAGAAAAAAAGACGACTCATGATTTTATCTTTTGACATAGGTTCAACTTTGACAAAGGCTCTTCTTTTCTCTGAAGAAGGACCGCTCGCCAAAGTCATCGTGCCGACCTCCCCTGACAACGACATCGAAATAACAGCCAAACGGGCAAGCTTTCACCTTGAAAAAAAATCAGGTTTTAACCTTATAAAAAAATCCGGAGAATTCCTTGTATCCGCGATTGCCTGCTCTTCGGTTGGAGGGGGATTGAACGCTCTGGCGGCTTCTTCCATCGGCTCAGTCAGCGGCAGAGCCGCTTCTCTTGTCCTGTCCCATTCAGGCACAAATGTCGTCGGATCTGTATCAAACGACGACGGATTGACATTCCCGGAAAGAGTCCGGAGCATTACCAATCTAAATCCTGACATAATACTGTTGGCGGGAGGAACGGAAGGAGAATGCATCGCCCCGCTGATCGAGATCGCAAAAACCGTTGCTTACGCTGTGCGCCTGATGAATCCCCGCGGCAACATACCTGTCGTTTACGCCGGAAACAGCAAGGCTCAGAGGACGATAGATCAGATGCTCAGCGGGATATGCAAACTTGAAATAGTCCCGAACATAATGCCGGATGAAGACACTTTGGACATATACCCCGCAGTTGATGAAATAAAAGATATGAGCAATAATATTCTGAGTTCAAAAAACCTTGGCTGGAGTAATTTTTTCCAGATGCTTTCGGAGCCTCTCGTTCCTTCATCGCTTTGTCTACTGAAAGCCGCGGAGTCTCTGCCGGCCAAAAAACACCTCACTATCATCAGCTCAGGCAGTTCTTCGTCCGAGCTTATCACGGTGAGGAGGGAAAATGAGACTTCTTCTATAATCCTGAAAAGATATTCGAGTCCGTGCGGTGTCGGAATAAAAGCAATGACCTCTTACAACAAACATTTTTCGGGTAAATCTTCAGCCTGGCTTCAACAGGACCACGACCCGGAAGTAACGGAAAACATAGTACGAAAGAGATCTTCGTTTCCCGCGATCACACCCGGAATTTTCGAAAACGAACTTCTTCATTCTATTTCGGCAGAGATCCTTTGTGATTTAGCCCAGACGGCTTTCGATAAAAAATACAGGCTGTCTGATGACATTTTTGCCGCTTCTTACCTTTTTTCGGCCTCAAAACCGGAAAAGGTTTATGAAACAGTTCTAAATTGCATTCAACCGACTGGATTTTCACGAATTCACGTTGATGAAGGCTACCTGACAAATTATGGACTGATGAAACTATTCGATGAAGGTTTTTCTTTCCTTCCCGATTTCAGGAATACCTGCCCCGTCGTTTCACTTGGCTTCAATTTCAAAAACCCCGGAACCGACGTCGCCCAGGTTGTCTTTTCAGCTAACGGAGAGAATGTGAGCGTCCCCATAAAATCGGGGGAATTAAAATTTCTGGATCCTGGATTTTCCGAAGCTGAAGTCACCGTAATTCCTTCGAGGTCAGTTGACGCAGGTGCCGGTGCGGGAGTACCGTCGAGCGGATTTGTCAAAATGTCCGAAGCAGGTATCCTGATAGATTCCCGCGGCAGGCCTTTATTCCCGGAGTTGTATCGTGAAAACTGGTTCCCGTCGCTTCAGTCCTGGAAGAAAAATTTAAGCTTGAGAGCTGTTTTGTGACAAGCTTCGCCGGTCTCGGAAAAATGACCTACAATCTAATCGCGCCTTTTCCCTCAAAGGCTCATTTTTCAGCAGGTGAAGAAGCGATCTTCGGCGAAATTGCACTTTCTTACTCCCCGAACGAGGAAGAGCTGTTCGTCAATTTCAGCGCGATGCTGACCACGGCAGATTTTTCATCAATCGAGAAAAGCTCGCTGGTCTCCTGCGGAGAGGAATTCGCTTTGTACAAAAATATTTTCGACAGAAAATATCTTCCAGCCGGCGCACAAACCCTAGCTCCTTTTCAAGGAAAGATAAAGTATTTTATATTGCCATACGGTAATGCTATTTGCACAAAAATCAACAGAAAAGAACTACTGGTAAACCTCAGCGACCCTCTCGAAACGACACCGAAAAAACTACTCAAAATGCTTAAGATTTCAAAACACTCAAAAGTTATTAAAGGGACCGTTCTCGCTGAAAGAATACTTCATGACAACATGACTTGGCTGCGCTCGGTGTCGCCTATAGACGGCGTAGTCGAGGATATTGACCTGTCCTCCGGAAATATCCTCATA from candidate division WOR-3 bacterium carries:
- a CDS encoding glutamate mutase L, producing MILSFDIGSTLTKALLFSEEGPLAKVIVPTSPDNDIEITAKRASFHLEKKSGFNLIKKSGEFLVSAIACSSVGGGLNALAASSIGSVSGRAASLVLSHSGTNVVGSVSNDDGLTFPERVRSITNLNPDIILLAGGTEGECIAPLIEIAKTVAYAVRLMNPRGNIPVVYAGNSKAQRTIDQMLSGICKLEIVPNIMPDEDTLDIYPAVDEIKDMSNNILSSKNLGWSNFFQMLSEPLVPSSLCLLKAAESLPAKKHLTIISSGSSSSELITVRRENETSSIILKRYSSPCGVGIKAMTSYNKHFSGKSSAWLQQDHDPEVTENIVRKRSSFPAITPGIFENELLHSISAEILCDLAQTAFDKKYRLSDDIFAASYLFSASKPEKVYETVLNCIQPTGFSRIHVDEGYLTNYGLMKLFDEGFSFLPDFRNTCPVVSLGFNFKNPGTDVAQVVFSANGENVSVPIKSGELKFLDPGFSEAEVTVIPSRSVDAGAGAGVPSSGFVKMSEAGILIDSRGRPLFPELYRENWFPSLQSWKKNLSLRAVL